From Pseudomonas hormoni:
TCCTGGCCTCGTACAACGGTGATGTGCGGGCGTTTTTCGATGAGGTGTTTCCGGCGTCCACTGCGCCGGAGCCAGCGGGCAAGCCGGCTGCATTGGCGCCGCTGGCACCGCTGCTGGAAAAGGCTCGGGAGCAGTGGTCGGGCGGGCAGGTCGGGCGGCTCACCGTGAACAATCCAGGCGATTCGAACGCTTCGGTGGTGCTCGTGCGTGACGGTGCCGATCGCGTGGTCCATGACTTTGGCCGCGCAGCGACCTTCAACGGCGTCACCGGACAGTTGCTCGCTACGACGCCGGAGCAATCGCTGCCGAGGGCGATTGCCGGCAGTTTCTACGGCTTGCACATGGGCCGTTTCGCGGACCCGGTGCTGCGCTGGTTGTACTTCATTTGCGGGTTGGCCGGCACGGCGATGATCGGCACCGGGCTGGTGGTCTGGCTCGGCAAACGTCAGCTCAAGCATGCGAAAAGCGGCGTGATGCCGTTCGAGTTGCGGCTGGTGGAAGTGCTGAACATCGGCGGCATGTCCGGGCTGATGGTCGCCGTGGCCGCGTTTTTCTGGGCCAATCGCGTATTGCCGGTGGACATGGCCGGGCGTGCGGATTGGGAGGTGAACAGCTTCTTTATCGTCTGGGGCCTGAGTGTCTTGCATGCCATGGTCCGCCGTGGCCGTGCGGCGTGGGTCGAGCAGTTGGCGCTGGCGGCGCTGCTGTTTGGCGCGGTGCCGGCGCTGAACGCCCTGACCACGCCGTATCACTTGGGTATCACGCTGGCGCAGGGCGATTGGGCGATGGCTGGTTTCGACCTGACGTGTCTGGGCAGCGGTCTGTTTTTCGCCTGGGCTGCGTGGAAAATGCAGCGTTCGGCACAGGCTGGAGCCGTCACCCAACAGCGTGCGCAACCGATCACCCTTGAGCGAGAGGCGAACTGAATGTTGCTGGCCCTGTTGCTCTGTTACGGCGGTTTCACCGCGCTGTGTTTATCGATGGACCGGCATCACGCCGAGCTGTTGGGCCGCAAGCCGTCGGCCCGTCGCCGCCAGGGCATGAAGCTCGGTGGCTGGGTGTTGCTGGCCTTGTCGCTGTGGGCGGCGGTGTCTTCGACCGGTTGGGGGCTTGGGCTGGTGGAGTGGTTTGCGGTACTGATGCTCAGCGCATTGCTGCTGGTGCTGTTGATGCCCTATCGACCGCGCCTGGCGTTGTCGCTGGCCGGTATAAGCCTGCTTGTCAGCCCCGTTGCCGCGTTTGCGCAGTATTGACCTGATGATCACCCGTCCTCCTGATTCCCACGACGAAGAACCTCGCGGAGCGCGTGCGCATTTCCTGCAGGTGTTCTTGTCCCAGCGTTCGCAAATGGAAGCGTTGGTGAACCGTCGCGTGGGGTGTCGAGCGACGGCGGCGGACCTGGTGCAGGATTTGTTTTTGCGCTTCTGGCGCCGGCCGCTGGTGCAGGTCGAAGAACTCAGCACGTACCTGTTGCGCTGCGCCGGCAACATCGCCATCGATCACTTGCGCAGCGAAGGCACGCGGGTGCGAGTCAATGAAGGCTGGCAACCGGATCAGCCCGACAGCCACGGCAGTGAACCCCAGGCCGCGCTGGAGGCCGGCAATGATTTGCGCCACGTCGAAGCCGCGTTGCGCGCGCTGCCCGAGCGCACGCGGCAGATTTTTCTGCTCAATCGCATCCACGGCCGCAAATACGCCGAGATCGCCAAGGCCATGGGGTTGTCCCAAAGTGCCGTGGAAAAACATATGATGCGCGCCCTCGAAGCCTGCAAGGCCAGCCTGCGGGATCCCGAACCGCGTACGCCAAGGAAAGCACCGTGAATCAGCTTGACCGCGTCACCCCGACGCCCGCTCAGGAACAGGCCGCTTTCGCCTGGTTGAGTCTGTTGCATGACCAGCCAAGCAGCGGCGACCAGGCCACATTCAGCCATTGGCTGCAGGCCGACCCCGCGCATGCCGAAGCCTACGCCCAGGCGCAAGTGGTGTGGGAATTGAGCGAAGTACCGGCGCGCAGGCTGGCCAACGAAGACGCGTTTGCCTTGCAGGGCTACCTCAACGCCATGAATCAATCGCGTCGCAGCAGTGTTCGGCGCTGGTCCGGTGCGCTGGCGATGGCGGCGTGCCTGTTGTTGATGATCAGCCTCGGTTCAGGCTGGCAGCCGATGCGCTGGGTCGATGATCTTGGCGCTGATTATGTGTCGGCGCCGGGGGAAATCCGCACCGTCACGCTGGCGGATCAATCGCAAGTCATCCTGGATGCCGACAGTGCCATCGCCGTGGATTTCAGTCGGGGCGAGCGCCACGTTCAGTTGCGTCGCGGTGCCGGTTTCTTCAGCGTGACGCACACGGGCGAGCCGTTTGTGGTGGATGCGGAAAAGGGTCAGGCGCGGGTGCTGGGCACGCAGTTTGAAGTGCGTTTGCAACCTCACGGCGCGCAGGTCACGGTGTTGTCCGGCCGGGTCGGCGTGATGGCGGACAAGCACGCCGAGCAGCAGATTCTGAACGCCGGGCAGCAAGTGGCGTATGGCGAAGGCACGGCGGAAAAACTGCAGGCTGTGGACAGCGAAGCGCAGTTGGCGTGGCGTCAGGGTTGGCTCAATTACTACAAGGCGCCACTGGCCGATGTGGTGCAGGACCTGCGCCGTTACTACCCGGG
This genomic window contains:
- a CDS encoding PepSY-associated TM helix domain-containing protein is translated as MKEGFRQAMAWLHTWAGLIFGWLLFAIFLTGTLAYFKDEISHWMQPEIPARSVTSESSLTLAQNYLQQHAAGASRWLIDLPDVREPGLSVRWQQTPAKRGERGQFTEKLLDPQTGAEVQGRETTGGEFFYRFHFQLQMPYPWGRWLSTIAAMVMFVALISGIITHKKIFKDFFTFRPRKGQRSWLDGHNAVGVLVLPFHLMITYSSLVIFMSMVMPASILASYNGDVRAFFDEVFPASTAPEPAGKPAALAPLAPLLEKAREQWSGGQVGRLTVNNPGDSNASVVLVRDGADRVVHDFGRAATFNGVTGQLLATTPEQSLPRAIAGSFYGLHMGRFADPVLRWLYFICGLAGTAMIGTGLVVWLGKRQLKHAKSGVMPFELRLVEVLNIGGMSGLMVAVAAFFWANRVLPVDMAGRADWEVNSFFIVWGLSVLHAMVRRGRAAWVEQLALAALLFGAVPALNALTTPYHLGITLAQGDWAMAGFDLTCLGSGLFFAWAAWKMQRSAQAGAVTQQRAQPITLEREAN
- a CDS encoding DUF3325 domain-containing protein, which gives rise to MLLALLLCYGGFTALCLSMDRHHAELLGRKPSARRRQGMKLGGWVLLALSLWAAVSSTGWGLGLVEWFAVLMLSALLLVLLMPYRPRLALSLAGISLLVSPVAAFAQY
- a CDS encoding RNA polymerase sigma factor produces the protein MITRPPDSHDEEPRGARAHFLQVFLSQRSQMEALVNRRVGCRATAADLVQDLFLRFWRRPLVQVEELSTYLLRCAGNIAIDHLRSEGTRVRVNEGWQPDQPDSHGSEPQAALEAGNDLRHVEAALRALPERTRQIFLLNRIHGRKYAEIAKAMGLSQSAVEKHMMRALEACKASLRDPEPRTPRKAP
- a CDS encoding FecR family protein, which produces MNQLDRVTPTPAQEQAAFAWLSLLHDQPSSGDQATFSHWLQADPAHAEAYAQAQVVWELSEVPARRLANEDAFALQGYLNAMNQSRRSSVRRWSGALAMAACLLLMISLGSGWQPMRWVDDLGADYVSAPGEIRTVTLADQSQVILDADSAIAVDFSRGERHVQLRRGAGFFSVTHTGEPFVVDAEKGQARVLGTQFEVRLQPHGAQVTVLSGRVGVMADKHAEQQILNAGQQVAYGEGTAEKLQAVDSEAQLAWRQGWLNYYKAPLADVVQDLRRYYPGRIVLLNDELAARRVSGSFPGKDPQAVLSSLQGVMGFEQHTVGHLIILR